The following nucleotide sequence is from Deltaproteobacteria bacterium.
ATAGCGTCTTTCCCCTGTCTTATCCGCTCAAGAGAAAAGCGGGTTGCCTCAACAGGAGGCATGATTCTGATATCAAGACCTTTTGTGTCATGGTCTTTAAGATAACAATTGACCTTTTCTATTAACTGCGCCTCATGCGCCCTGTTTTTATCAAGCCAGAACACAGCAGGCATTCCGCTTAACCGCGCCCTTGTTACCGCAAGTTTTACCCAGTCCTTTATTGCAGCATCTTTTGTCTGGCACATGCGGAATATGTCCCCTTCTTCTACATCCTCTTCAAGAAGTGTCTTTCCTGAAGCGTCAACCACGCGGACTATTCCGTTTCCGGGGGCTTTGAATGTCTTATCATGAGAGCCGTATTCCTCTGCCTTTTGCGCCATAAGACCAACATTTGGAACAGTTCCCATTGTCCTCGGGTCTAATGCCCCGTTCTTTTTGCAGTCATCTACAACTGCCTGATACACGGCTGCGTAACATCTGTCAGGTATAACAGCCTTTGTATCATGGAGTTTACCGTCAGGAGACCACATCTTTCCGCCGTCTCTAATCATTGGAGGCATTGATGCGTCAATAATCACATCGCTTGGAACATGCAGATTGGTAATCCCTTTTTCAGAGTTCACCATTGCAAGTTCAGGACGATTTTTGTAACATGCCTTAATGTCAGATTCTATCTCTGCTTTTTTTACATCAGGAAGATTTGCGATTTTTGCGTAAAGGTCGCCGAGTCCGTTGTTCGGGTCAACTCCAAGTTCTTTAAATACTGCTGCATGTTTTTCAAAGACATCTTTGAAGAATACATAAACAGCATGGCCAAAGATAATCGGGTCAGAAACCTTCATCATTGTTGCCTTGAGGTGTAAAGAGAAGAGCGCGCCGCTCTTTTTAGCATCTTCAATCTCCTCTTCATAAAATTTGCGTAGACTTCGGCAGTTCATTACAGATGTGTCTATAACCTCGCCTGCCTTCAAAGATGTCTTTTCTTTTAGGACAACTGTTTTCCCATCCTTGCCTGCGAACTCAATTTTGACATTTGTCGCCTCAGCAACAGTTGTGGATTTTTCAGTGCCATAGAAATCTCCGCTTTTCATGTGCGCCACATGCGTCTTTGAGTCTTTGCTCCACGGAGCCATTTTATGAGGATTCTTTTTAGCGTAATTCTTTACAGACGCTGTAGACCTTCTATCCGAATTTCCCTCTCTTAAAACAGGGTTGACAGCGCTTCCCAGAACCTTTCCGTATCTTGCCTTGATTTCCTTTTCACTGTCGTTTTTCGGCTCTTCAGGATAGTCAGGGACATTATAGCCCTGAGACTGGAGTTCTTTTATTGCCGCCTTTATTTGCGGGACAGATGCGCTGATATTCGGCAGTTTGATAATATTTGCATCAGGCGACTTTGCGGCGAGTTCGCCCAATTGCGTCAGATAATCCGGGGTTTTTTGCCCCTCTTTCAGGTTTTCTGGAAAGTTTGCCAGAATCCTCCCTGCAAGAGAGATGTCTGCTGTTTCAATCTCAATGCCTGCTGTCTTTGTGAACGTCTTGATAATGGGAAGTAAAGAGTAAGTCGCCAGCATTGGCGCTTCATCGGTCTTTGTCCAAAAAATCTTCTCTGACATAAAATAACCTCCTGTAAGTTTAAAAATAGAATAGAATTTAAAGCAAGGTAGATTCTGGTTTTGTTATATTGCAGCATCCCCGATTTAGACACTCGGGGACAGGTTTATGCCTTCCGCATCACCCCCTTTTTGCTCCAATAAAAAAAACCGTCTGGCATACAACAAATATAGATATAAAATTTGTTATATGTGCCCAGACGGTCGGCTTTATTGTGTCATATCTTCCACTACCCCGGTGGTGGCCACCTTGATTCCGTCAGTTATGGAAGCAACTTATGAGGATGATTTTCTTACTATAAAAACAGGGGGTTGTCAATCTTTTTTTGAAAACTTTTTTTGAAAACTTGAAGTGGGGTTAAAGTTTAACTGCAAGGAGATTTTCTTATCCTGATGGCACCCAGCAGCAGATTTGCTATAATTGATATAAAATATATTTCATCTTCCTGAAACTCTTTTGAAGTAATAGTCTGCACATTCAAAACACCGAACAGTTCGCCTTTTTTGATAATAGGATGGGACAACATTGTGGTATATTCCTGCTCCCGCAGTTCAGTAAATTTCTTGTATCTTGGGTCATTGGATACATCTTTTACAATAATAGTCTCCCCTTTTTGCGCTGCTGCACCTGTAATTCCCTCTCCCAACTTTAGTTTGACCTTTCCGATTGCCTCTTTTCTAAAACTTGTGGTTGCCCTCAAAACAAGTTCTTTTCCATACCATAGATATATTGATGCCGCATCAACACCTAATCTTTTTGCTGTTTTTTCAACAACTGACTGCAGCACCTCATCAAGCTCATAGTCAGAACTTGCAAGCATGCTTATCTCTTCAAGGGTTATGATTTCCATCTTTTCCCTGTTTGCCTTTTCCATCTCAAATATAAGACCACCATCTTCATCCACCTTTATATGTGAAAAGGTATCCATTGGCAAGTATGGATTTATGGCCTTACTCGCAGCAGGCATATTTTTAAATTCAGAAAATCCACATGAACAGGATAGTTTTATTCTATAATCATCCACCCTGTCGCTTTTCATTTTTTTGCCGCATTTTCTGCATCTCGTAATGACTTCCATATTCCCTCCCATGAACCCCCAAAATACAGTTACATTTTTTGAATCTAATTCCCTGTTTCCTGAGGGAGAACAAGTTTTACAACCTGTCCGTTCTCGCCAAGTTTTCCTAATGGTTTCCCATTTAACTTTAAACCCACCCCAGCTGCATTTCCGATTACAATAGAGAACTTTTTCTTTGCCTCCCATACTATATTCTCACTGTCTCTTAACAACACCTCAAAGGGTTTTTCATCGTCAATCTCAACCCTCATCCATGTAGGCTTAATCGTCAGTACCTCAAGTTTAAGTTTTTTAACATCATATACTCCACCTTGATGCATATCTGCCTTATTTGCAGCCTCATGTATCTTATCAGTTTCTCCTGTAGTTGTAATACCAGTATCTGCTTGTGGATTATCAGCAGGTGGTTTGGAGGGTTCTGTCAAACCGATACCAACTGTACTCCCCTCCTTATGTGTATTAAGATTAACCTTCTTATTATAATACGCATAACCAAAATATGAGGCAGTCAGGATAAACACAAAAAATATAACTAGAAGTGCCGGGTTATGAATCAAAGGTAAACCCCGTGCCGGTGTCTTATCATCTGTAGAGACTGCATCAGTATGACAGGGTATTTTTTCTGATCTCTGATTTGAATCATCTGTCAAATTATCTGATTTACTGCTTAAATACTCTTCGTAGTGGAGAACCGCATCATCACTATCAATGCCGGCATATTTACAATATAACCTTATAAAACCTCTGACAAAGGTAGGGTGCGGCAGATTTGCATCATCATTTTCCAATGCGGCAAGCCATTTCATCTGTATCTTTGTAACCCTGGATATATCCTCAAGGCTTATACCCCGCATCTCCCTCTGTCTTTTCAGATATACACCAGGTTTTTCCATAACACCTTTTAAAGAGAGCTGCTTTGCCATAATACCCTTATTTTAAAGACTTAAGATTTTCCATTGATGAACGTGCCATATCAGTATCAGGCAAAATCTTAATAACCTCATTAAATGACTGGGCAGCCCTTTTTTTATCGTTTAATTTCATTGAAACAATCCCGAGGTTGTAATATGCCTCAGCATAATCAGGAACATGTTTTATTGCAAGGGCAAAAGAGTCTTGAGCATCCCTGTCCCTGCCTGTCTTCATATATGCCATCCCCATATTATTATAGGCAAGACCATATCTTGGATTTGCACCTATTGCCTTTTTATAACTATCAATCGCCTTTTCATAATCTCCTTTCTGAAAGTATGCCCACCCCATATTGTTAAATGCTGTTTCAGGTGCGGTATAAAAGATATTTTCAATTGCCTTTTTAGATTCTCCGATTGCCTCATCCCATTCCCCTTGTTTTAGATACACTGCCCCAAGGTTTGTATGTGCCTCTGAAAACTTTGGGTTTAATCTTATTGCCTCTTTAAAATGTCTTATAGCCTCTTCATTAAGTTCTCTATAAAAATAGGCAAGACCAAGTGCATTGCGATATACTGCATCTTGAGGATTTTTTTCAACAGCAGATGAGAGTTCCTTTAATGCCGGCGGTAAATTGCCTTCGCTTAAGTGAACGATGCCAAGACGATAGTGTATTGACGCCTCTTCCTTTAAATCTGATGCAGCACAGCCGTATAAGGCAGTGAATAGTGAATAGTAAATAGTAAAAACAAATATAAAATTTTTGATTTTTGACTTTTGACTTTCTTTTTTCATATATCCTCAAAATGTGTAAGTTTTTTAAATTCCCTGTATCTTTCATTAATCTCCTTAAGTGTCAATGTCTTCATGCGATTTAGGCTGAAATCCTCTACATTAAATGATGCCATAACGCTTCCAAATATTATCGCCTGCCTTATATTATCCTCTGAAATATTATCTGTGTTTGCAAGATACCCCATTAATCCGCCTGCAAAACTATCCCCTGCACCTGTTGGATCAAATATAGACTCCAGCGGGTATGCAGGTGCCGAGAATATTGAACTGCCATTGAACATAAGGGCACCGTATTCACCCCTCTTTATTATTAACGTTTTAGGACCATAGGACATTATCTTTCTGGCAGCCTTAACCAGATTCGGCTCTGCTGCAAACTGCATCGCCTCACCTTCATTTATTACAAACAGATTAACTCTGGAAAGAAGTTTTATAAGGCTTTCTCGCTTGCCTGTTATCCAAAAATTCATTGTATCACACGCAACAAGTTTAGGTTTATCAACCTGTTCCAGTACATTCCACTGCAGGTCAGGGTCTATATTTGCAAGAAATACATAGGGGATGGATTTATAATCTTCAGGTATCTGTGGTGTAAATCTCTCAAATACATTGAGGTGTGTTTCCAATGTATGTGCCTCATTCAAATCATAGTCATATCTGCCCTTCCATCTGAATGTCCTGCCTTCAACCTTTTGCAGCCCCTTTATATCAATATCCCTTGATTTTAGAAAAGAGATATGTTCTTCAGGGAAGTCACTACCAATAACAGCGACAAGATTTACATCAGAAAAATAACTCGCTGCTGTTGAAAAGTATGTGGCTGAGCCGCCGAGCACATCTTCTGCCTTACCAAAAGGTGTCTCAACAGAATCAAATGCAACAGAGCCAACAACAAGGATACCCATTATGCCTCCTTTCAACGGTTATGTTAATTTTCTGCATATTCAAACAAACTTGGAATAACATTTTTTCTGTCCAGATGTCCATTTTTCAATACAATAGGTATGTGGTCAATATCTTCTGGATTGTCAGGAATGCAATAAAATTGTTTCAAATACTTCCAATCATTCAAAAATTTCTTTTTTTAACCCTTGCGTTTCAACCTGATTTTTTATTACAAGCAGGGTTTCTTTTAAAGAATTTACATAACTTTCATATTTTTCCTGAAATATTGGATTGCAGAAATAAAAAGTATTTTTATCAATTACAGTTTGAAATTTGATTTCGCCTGTTTTCATTGGATTTTACACCCTCTCATACGGGTCAAATAGTTTTTTATATTCATCAAGTGCAAATCTGTCTGTCATTCCTGCTATGTAATCGCAAATCAGCCTCTCTTTGCCCACCTCATTTATATTTGCATATACATGCGGCGGTAAGAGGCGCGGGTCTTCTTCATATATCTTAAAAAGGTGTTTTATGATTCTATTCGCCTTATCAGCCATCCTGATGACCCTGTGATGCTCATATAGATTCTCTTTAAGAAATTTTTTAAGTTCTTTATTTTTCCTGTCCATATCAGTAGAGAATCGGGTGATTGGATGACCTGTCTTTCTTATATCTTCTAAACTATTTATCCCATAATCCCTGATACATTTTAAGGTATTTTCAACAAGGTCTGTAACCTGCTGATTAATTATTTGAATGATTGTCTGGGATTTTACTGCCTTAATATCCTCGTCTTGATACATCTTTTTTACCTTGCTAAAATTTTCTTTCCACAACTCTATTTCATCCAACTTGTCTATCTCCAGCATACCTGAAGAAATGCCGTCATCAATATCATGATTATTATATGCTATCTCATCAGATATATCAACAATCTGTGCCTCAAGGCATGGGGCATTTTCAGGTTCATATTCATCCAGAATATCAGGGCGGTCATGTTCTGATGAGTGTTTTACAATACCCTCTCTTACCTCCCATGTGAGATTTAAACCTTTAAATTTGGGGTATCTATGCTCTATATTTTCAACAATCTTTAAACTCTGGAGATTATGTTCAAAACCTCCATGGTCTTTCATAAGTTTATTAAGGGTTTTTTCACCTGTATGTCCAAACGGTGGGTGTCCAAGGTCATGGGCAAGGGCAATTGCCTCTGCGATATCCTCATTTAAATCCAGCGCCCTTGCTATGGTGCGGGCTATCTGTGCAACCTCTATAGTATGGGTGAGCCTTGTCCTGTAGTGGTCTCCCTCGTGATACACAAAGACCTGAGTCTTATACTCCAGCCGCCTGAATGCATTGCAGTGAATAATCCTATCTCTATCCCTCTGAAATGCTGTTCTAAAGGGATGTTCAGGCTCATAGTATCTCCTGCCCCTTGAGTCTTTGCTTCTCATTGCATAAGAGGCGAGCCTTAAAGCCTCTTTATCAATTATAGAATCAATTACCCTTGCCACTATCACACCCATCCTTCAGCCCTGCAAGGAAGTTCTTGTAGTCATCATAATACTCATCCATCAAATCAACAGGGGCAATCTTATCAGTATCAATCTTTTTCTTTTCTTTTAGAAATTCTTTAAATGTCACTTAAAATACCATTAACCCGGCTGAATTTTTCATCCCATTACATCTTGTAAAGGGAAAGCCTTTCTACTATTTGTCCGTTTTTCAAATGTTTTTCAACTATCTCCTCAACATCATTTACACTTACATTTTTATACCATATCCCTTCAGGGTAGATAACTACTGCCGGGCACATATCCCCTTTTGGTTCTGTTTCCTTACATACACTCAGACACCCAGCCTTAGATGTCTTTATCTCATCTTTGAGATTATACTCATCAAGTTTTTCCCTGAACTTCTCTAATAACTCCTCAGAACCCTTTGATACACAGTGTTTACCCTGACTCACAAACAGATGCAGACGATATGGTTTCATACTATCTCCTCTCCTTTCAAGTGCCTCTTCACTGCAGATATTGCCTTTGCCCTGTGGCTTATCCTGTTTTTTTCTTCTGGTTTAAGTTCTGCCATTGTCTTTTTTAATTCAGGCACATAAAAGACAGGGTCATAACCAAAACCATAACTGCCCTTTGGTTCAAACGCTATAAAACCCTTGCACTCACCCTCTGCGATATATTCTTCACCTGATGGAAAAACCACTGCTATAACTGATTTATATTTGGCGATTCTCTTCTCAAAGGCAATGCCTGCAATCTCTTCTAACAGTTTTTTATTATTTTCATCATCTGTTGCATTTTCCCCTGCATATCTTGAAGAATAAACACCGGGCATTCCATCCAACACATCCACCATCAAGCCTGAATCATCTGCAAGGGCAATCTCCCTTGTATGTCTTGCAGCCACCCTTGCCTTTTTCAGTGCATTACCCTCAAAACTGTCGCAGTCCTCTATAATTTCAGGTATATCAGAAAAATCTTTTAAGGACAAAAAGTTGCCACAAAATGCAACTGCATTTTTTGGGTTAATATCTCTATCACTAAAAAGTGCCTCAATCTCTTTTATTTTATGATTATTCCTTGTTGCAAGAACAATCTTCATTTTAGACTGCCGAGGAGTCCCATCTGCTTTTTTGTCAGTTCCGTTGTGCCTCTGGATGCAAGAGAGATCATATCTTCCATATCTTCTTTTGAAAACGGACAAGTCTCTGCTGTGCCCTGAACCTCAACAAATTTACCGCTGCCTGTCATAATCACATTCATATCAACATGAGCCTTTGAATCCTCTTCATAGGTTAAGTCAAGAAAACTTAAGTTATTAACAACACCGACACTCACAGCAGCAACGGAATCCAGAATAGGAGCAGTATTTATAGTGCCTTTATTTTTCATATTCTTTATCGTATCAACAAGCGCTACAAATGCACCTGTAATTGATGCTGTTCTTGTTCCGCCGTCTGCCTGAATAACATCACAGTCAATCCATATAGTCCTCTCACCAATGGCATTAAGATCAACCACTGACCTAAGCGACCTGCCTATAAGCCTTTGAATTTCGTGGGTTCTTCCACCTACCTTTCCTGCAGATGATTCCCTTCTTATCCTTACCTTTGAGGAACCGGGGAGCATAGAATATTCCGCTGTTATCCAGCCTTTATTTGTTCCTTTTAAAAACGGCGGCACACCTTCCTCAACAGTGGCAGTGCATATAACCTTTGTATCCCCCATCTCTATCAGCACTGAACCATTTGAAAATTTTAGAAATTTCCTTGTTATCCTGACACTGCGAAGTTCATCTGCCTGCCGTCCATCACCCCTGATAAAACCACGGCATTTATTATTTTGCATACCCTGCCCTCACTTTCAAGAAAGAAAAACTATCCTTATCAAGGGACACCAGCACATTTAATAAACTTAAGTTTTCCTTAATTATTGGTATCTTTTTAATATAAAGCCCTGCCAAAGTCTCCTTGAATCGCACAAGTTCCCTTAATTTATTTTTCCTGCTTAAAGTTGCGATGGTTAGATATAATAGTTCAAAGGCCCTTTCGTAACAGTATCTAACCTCAACGAAATCACCCTTTTCTATCCAATTGCCTGCCCTGTTTAACTCATTGGCAATCATGAGAATCTGCTTATAAAATGGGAAGGAACGCCATTTTTCTTTTGTCATGGTTTTATGGTATTTAAGATTCATATTCTACAAGGTTATCTATAATCCCAGTAATCCTTTTTCTTATTTCCAAATTTTCAACTTCCATAGAAAAGTTGTCCTGATGAGGACGAATGTTTATCAAAGATGTATATTCTATGAAATCATTTTTGTCTTTGAATGGATAGAGATTTATCCCCCATAGATTTTCTTGTTCCGAACCATTTTCCAAGAGATAAGCCTCTAAATCCGAATGAAGTTCAGCATCAATAGCAAGAATATCTTTCTGTACATCCACAACTACCTTTATCATTGTTTTAAAATAACCAAGATAGTTATCTGTAAGTTCATTTCTGGAGATTCTGGAATCTATAATCTTCACTGTAAATAGCCTTAACCTTTTTTATCACTGCCTGCTGCCGAAAGCGCTTCTATGCACCGCTCGCATACCTCTGGATGTTCTTTAAACTCCCCTACCCTTTCGCTGTAGTTCCAGCACCTTGCACATTTTTTACCCCTTGCCTTGTTTATACCTATCTTCAGGTTTTTTATTTCCTGACTTTCAAACATAATATCTGAACTGTCAAACACATACCCTTTGTCCAGCAAAGAAATTTGAGATATAATCAGTATTTCCTTGAAAGTTTCAGCATACTTCATAAGAATCTCTTTAAGTTCACCTTCCGCTGATATTTTAACCAATGCGTCAAGGGAGTGTCCTATTACCTTATCTTTTCTTGCATTTTCCAATGCCTTTGCAGCCTCTGTCTTTGTGCAAAGCAGTATGTCCCATGTTTCAGAAAGTTTGTCGTTAAGCCATTCATTTTTGATTTCAGGAAATGATGAGAGATGCACACTGTCAGTATACCTGCCCGGCATAAAATGCCATACCTCATCTGATGTAAATGGGATAATTGGTGCAATAAGCCTTACAATATGGTCAAGGATATAATATATCGTTGTCTGCACTGCCCTGCGGTTTCTTGAAGCCGCACCTAAAGTATAGAGGCGGTCTTTAATTACATCAAGATAGAATGCGCTTAAATCAACACTACAAAAGTTATGAAGACTGTGATAAATCACATGGAATTCAAAATCATTGTATGCCTTTAAAAGCCTTTCAGTGAGTTTTGTAAGTCTATGGAGTATAAGGCGGTCTATCTCAGTAAGTTCATTGTATGGGACAATATCCTTTTCAGGACTATAATCATAGAGATTGCCCAGGATAAACCTGCATGTGTTTCTTATTCGTCTGTATGCGTCTGATAGTCTTGTGAGTATCTCCCCGGAAATCCTTATATCTTCCCTGTAATCTTCTGCTGAGACCCATAATCTTAAAATCTCTGCACCATATTTGTCTATAACCTCTTGCGGTGCTACCACATTGCCTATGGATTTACTCATCTTTTTGCCGCTGCCATCAACAACAAAACCGTGCGTCAGGACAGAATTATACGGTGCTTTTCCCCTTGTGCTGACAGAGGTAAGAAGCGCTGAATGGAACCAGCCTCTGTGCTGGTCGCTCCCTTCAAGATAAAGGTCAGCAGGATACTTCAGATTATCCCTATCTTCCAGAACCGCAGCAAAACTTACACCTGAATCAAACCAAACATCTAATATATTTTCTTCTTTTATAAATTCTTTACTCCCACACTTCAGACATTTTGTGCCTTGCGGCAATAACTCTGCCGCACCCTTTTCAAACCATATATCAGCGCCATGTTTTTCAAATTCATCTGCGAGCCTGTTGATTATATCCTTATCCAGAAGCACATATCCGCACTCCTTACAGTCAAATGCTGTAATAGGCACCCCCCAAGCCCTCTGCCTTGATATGCACCAGTCAGGTCTGTTTAAAACCATATTATAAATCCTGTCCCTGCCCCATGAGGGTATCCACTGGACTTTATCAATCGCCTCCAGAGATTTTTTTCTCAAGTCATTATCTTCCATAGATATAAACCACTGCTCTGTTGCCCTGAATATTATTGGATTCTTACACCTCCAGCAGTGAGGATAGGAATGCTCAATACTATCTTCTTTTAACAACGCGCCTTTACATTTAAGAAGTTCAACTATATTCTTATTTGCATCAAATACCTTCTGCCCTTCAAACTCTGGGACTGCATTTGTAAACCTTCCCTGATTGTCAACAGGATTGTAAATATCAAGATTGTATTTCAGCCCTAACTCGTAGTCATCCTGACCATGCCCCGGTGCTATGTGAACGCAGCCTGTGCCTGTTTCAAGGGTTACATGGGTTCCAAGAATGATTATGGAATCCCTGTCAATAAACGGATGTCTTGTCTTTGTGCCTTCAAGTCTTGATGGATAAAAGGTATCCAGTATTCTATAATCAGTCCAGTTGAGTTTTTTTGCAACATCTTCTAATAGCCCTTTTGCTACAATATATATCTCTGCCCCTTGCCCCTGTATCTCTATCGCCGCATACTCCAATTCAGGATGCATTGCTATTGCAAGATTTGCAGGCAGGGTCCACGGTGTGGTCGTCCAGATGATGATGGATACATCTTTATTTGCAAGACTTGGAATTTTTTCCTTGAACCTTGAATCTTGAATCTTGAATCCCACATATATTGACGGCGACCTTTTGTCAGCATATTCAACCTCTGCCTCTGCAAGCGCTGTCTGGCATGAACTGCACCAATGCACAGGCTTTTCCCCTTTATAGACAAGACCTCTTTCAACACACCTGCCAAGTTCTCTCAATATTGAAGATTGATATTTATAGTCCATCGTAAGGTATGGCTCATCCCATTCGCCAAATACCCCAAGCCTTTTAAATTCTTCTCTCTGAATGTTTACAAACTTTTCCGCATATGCGCGGCACATTTTTCTGGTTTCCATCTTTGTCTGCTTACTGCTTACTGCTTTCTGCTTACTGTCTTTTTCAACCTGAAGTTCTATTGGCAGACCATGACAGTCCCAGCCCGGCACATAATCGGTTGCCTTCCCTGCCATAAACCTTGCCTTTACAATTATATCCTTTAAGATTTTATTCAGGGCGTGTCCAATATGGATATGTCCGTTTGCATAAGGCGGACCGTCATGCAGGATATACTTCTGCCTGTTTTTGCTAATCTCTTTGATTTTGCCGTAGAGATTTTCATCTTCCCATTTTTTCAGAATATCAGGCTCATTTTTACTAAGATTCGCCTTCATTGGAAAGTCTGTATTTGGGAGATTTAAGGTTGTCTTGTAATCCACTACAAAAGCCTCCTGATTTTAAGTGTAAAGCGTCAGACTTATAACCACCTGCGCACATCCTATAACAAATCCGAGTGCCCCGCCAATCCATTCTATATGTTTTAATTCTTTTGCAATGAATTTTATAAGAAGTGCCTCAAACTGCTCAAGATTAAGGTTATCTATCTTTGAAACCAGCATATCTTTTATATCTATCTTTTCCTGAAAATTGTTGACCAGTTCCCCTTTTTTTTCATCAATATGTTTCAGCGCCTCTTTCGTAAGATAATATTTTATATGATACAAGAGGTTCTCTGACAATAGACCAATAATCGGAAGACTCTTGATTCTGGTTGCCTTGAATCTATGCTCAATTATCTCATCAACTGCCTTTTCAACCTCTGCTTTCCATTCTATGCATTCAAGGATTTTAGAAAAATCTTTTGCATTCAGAAGTTCATTTTCTATAGTCTTTGCAATGGTTTTTGCTATCTCTTTCCTTCTCTTTGGGATAATGCCCTGCAGTCTGTAACCGAATATGTTTACAGGCTCGTAAGGACGAAACAGCATCTTAACAGCCACATAGTTTGTAAACCATCCGATTAAAGCCCCTGCAAGCGGAGGGATAAGGATGTTATACATGTTACCTAAAACCTCCTTTTATCAATTTCCTCCTGATAGAACTTTTTATACAAAACCTCCCACTCCCTGCTGCCTTCAGGAACCTGTTTTGACATAGACCTTATTTTTTCTCGGGCAGCATCATCTGCCGTATCTTCTATCTTTAGATAGTTTGTAAGGGTTTTTTTTATCTCTCTGAGTGCCTCAGCATCATCTGTAAAATCCACAAGGTCGTCCTTCCAGATACCGTCTGTAATG
It contains:
- a CDS encoding (2Fe-2S) ferredoxin domain-containing protein, which codes for MKPYRLHLFVSQGKHCVSKGSEELLEKFREKLDEYNLKDEIKTSKAGCLSVCKETEPKGDMCPAVVIYPEGIWYKNVSVNDVEEIVEKHLKNGQIVERLSLYKM
- a CDS encoding DUF4115 domain-containing protein — protein: MAKQLSLKGVMEKPGVYLKRQREMRGISLEDISRVTKIQMKWLAALENDDANLPHPTFVRGFIRLYCKYAGIDSDDAVLHYEEYLSSKSDNLTDDSNQRSEKIPCHTDAVSTDDKTPARGLPLIHNPALLVIFFVFILTASYFGYAYYNKKVNLNTHKEGSTVGIGLTEPSKPPADNPQADTGITTTGETDKIHEAANKADMHQGGVYDVKKLKLEVLTIKPTWMRVEIDDEKPFEVLLRDSENIVWEAKKKFSIVIGNAAGVGLKLNGKPLGKLGENGQVVKLVLPQETGN
- a CDS encoding deoxyguanosinetriphosphate triphosphohydrolase, producing MGVIVARVIDSIIDKEALRLASYAMRSKDSRGRRYYEPEHPFRTAFQRDRDRIIHCNAFRRLEYKTQVFVYHEGDHYRTRLTHTIEVAQIARTIARALDLNEDIAEAIALAHDLGHPPFGHTGEKTLNKLMKDHGGFEHNLQSLKIVENIEHRYPKFKGLNLTWEVREGIVKHSSEHDRPDILDEYEPENAPCLEAQIVDISDEIAYNNHDIDDGISSGMLEIDKLDEIELWKENFSKVKKMYQDEDIKAVKSQTIIQIINQQVTDLVENTLKCIRDYGINSLEDIRKTGHPITRFSTDMDRKNKELKKFLKENLYEHHRVIRMADKANRIIKHLFKIYEEDPRLLPPHVYANINEVGKERLICDYIAGMTDRFALDEYKKLFDPYERV
- a CDS encoding sugar kinase, which produces MGILVVGSVAFDSVETPFGKAEDVLGGSATYFSTAASYFSDVNLVAVIGSDFPEEHISFLKSRDIDIKGLQKVEGRTFRWKGRYDYDLNEAHTLETHLNVFERFTPQIPEDYKSIPYVFLANIDPDLQWNVLEQVDKPKLVACDTMNFWITGKRESLIKLLSRVNLFVINEGEAMQFAAEPNLVKAARKIMSYGPKTLIIKRGEYGALMFNGSSIFSAPAYPLESIFDPTGAGDSFAGGLMGYLANTDNISEDNIRQAIIFGSVMASFNVEDFSLNRMKTLTLKEINERYREFKKLTHFEDI
- a CDS encoding tetratricopeptide repeat protein → MKKESQKSKIKNFIFVFTIYYSLFTALYGCAASDLKEEASIHYRLGIVHLSEGNLPPALKELSSAVEKNPQDAVYRNALGLAYFYRELNEEAIRHFKEAIRLNPKFSEAHTNLGAVYLKQGEWDEAIGESKKAIENIFYTAPETAFNNMGWAYFQKGDYEKAIDSYKKAIGANPRYGLAYNNMGMAYMKTGRDRDAQDSFALAIKHVPDYAEAYYNLGIVSMKLNDKKRAAQSFNEVIKILPDTDMARSSMENLKSLK
- a CDS encoding GAF domain-containing protein, with product MEVITRCRKCGKKMKSDRVDDYRIKLSCSCGFSEFKNMPAASKAINPYLPMDTFSHIKVDEDGGLIFEMEKANREKMEIITLEEISMLASSDYELDEVLQSVVEKTAKRLGVDAASIYLWYGKELVLRATTSFRKEAIGKVKLKLGEGITGAAAQKGETIIVKDVSNDPRYKKFTELREQEYTTMLSHPIIKKGELFGVLNVQTITSKEFQEDEIYFISIIANLLLGAIRIRKSPCS
- a CDS encoding NADP-dependent isocitrate dehydrogenase, with protein sequence MSEKIFWTKTDEAPMLATYSLLPIIKTFTKTAGIEIETADISLAGRILANFPENLKEGQKTPDYLTQLGELAAKSPDANIIKLPNISASVPQIKAAIKELQSQGYNVPDYPEEPKNDSEKEIKARYGKVLGSAVNPVLREGNSDRRSTASVKNYAKKNPHKMAPWSKDSKTHVAHMKSGDFYGTEKSTTVAEATNVKIEFAGKDGKTVVLKEKTSLKAGEVIDTSVMNCRSLRKFYEEEIEDAKKSGALFSLHLKATMMKVSDPIIFGHAVYVFFKDVFEKHAAVFKELGVDPNNGLGDLYAKIANLPDVKKAEIESDIKACYKNRPELAMVNSEKGITNLHVPSDVIIDASMPPMIRDGGKMWSPDGKLHDTKAVIPDRCYAAVYQAVVDDCKKNGALDPRTMGTVPNVGLMAQKAEEYGSHDKTFKAPGNGIVRVVDASGKTLLEEDVEEGDIFRMCQTKDAAIKDWVKLAVTRARLSGMPAVFWLDKNRAHEAQLIEKVNCYLKDHDTKGLDIRIMPPVEATRFSLERIRQGKDAISVTGNVLRDYLTDLFPILELGTSAKMLSIVPLMQGGGLFETGAGGSAPKHVQQFQEEGYLRWDSLGEFQALGASMEHLANTLKNERAQVLADTIDEAIGKILDFNRSPARKVGEIDNRGSHFYLALYWAQALAAQTKDTELQKHFAKPAKELAENEAKINAELIGAQGKPQDIGGYYLPNPEKTSKAMRPSAALNAIIDGI
- a CDS encoding XTP/dITP diphosphatase; the encoded protein is MKIVLATRNNHKIKEIEALFSDRDINPKNAVAFCGNFLSLKDFSDIPEIIEDCDSFEGNALKKARVAARHTREIALADDSGLMVDVLDGMPGVYSSRYAGENATDDENNKKLLEEIAGIAFEKRIAKYKSVIAVVFPSGEEYIAEGECKGFIAFEPKGSYGFGYDPVFYVPELKKTMAELKPEEKNRISHRAKAISAVKRHLKGEEIV